One region of Exiguobacterium acetylicum genomic DNA includes:
- a CDS encoding alpha/beta fold hydrolase: MKRYTITCQQQSVHITEWGNEQLPTIVCFHGLGSTSLSFIEIAEALADEFRLIAMDLPGHGKTPAFSDPLHYRMKPFTDWIDEVLHILDIKRFYALSHSWGSVLSLYYLIEHADRVLGTILIDGGYHSKRLYGRSVEEEVAFYEQDFEDSVSTWDEFLDIAVYAPNARRSPSLDQAGVDLLRMEEGRFHWHARGETAAAIVRALHHEDVLDFLPDVPPADIQLYVATLPTDQAPIRQQATNRLHEMTQATVHFVPETGHLLHWDRPDVIIEAIRHYWTSGKRLFSI, translated from the coding sequence ATGAAACGTTATACAATCACCTGTCAGCAACAATCCGTTCATATTACGGAATGGGGAAACGAACAGCTTCCGACGATCGTCTGCTTCCATGGACTCGGCAGTACGAGTCTCAGCTTCATCGAAATCGCTGAAGCGCTCGCGGACGAATTCCGTCTGATTGCGATGGATTTACCCGGTCACGGCAAAACACCAGCTTTCTCAGACCCTCTACACTATCGCATGAAACCCTTTACGGACTGGATCGATGAAGTCTTACACATCCTTGATATCAAGCGGTTCTATGCCTTGTCGCACTCGTGGGGCAGTGTACTCTCGCTCTATTATTTGATTGAACATGCGGATCGTGTGCTCGGCACGATCCTGATTGACGGCGGCTATCATAGTAAACGACTTTACGGTCGTTCTGTAGAGGAAGAAGTCGCCTTTTATGAACAAGATTTCGAGGATTCCGTTTCAACATGGGACGAATTTTTGGACATTGCCGTTTATGCCCCAAACGCCCGTCGCTCCCCCTCCCTTGATCAAGCCGGAGTCGATCTTCTTCGGATGGAGGAAGGACGATTCCACTGGCATGCTCGAGGAGAGACGGCTGCTGCGATCGTACGTGCGCTGCACCACGAGGATGTTCTTGATTTCCTCCCGGACGTTCCACCAGCGGACATTCAGTTGTACGTCGCAACGTTACCGACGGATCAAGCACCCATCCGTCAGCAGGCGACGAACCGATTACATGAGATGACGCAAGCGACGGTCCATTTCGTCCCGGAGACAGGACATCTATTACACTGGGATCGCCCTGACGTCATCATCGAAGCGATTCGTCACTACTGGACGTCCGGAAAAAGATTGTTTTCCATTTGA
- a CDS encoding ABC transporter permease, with amino-acid sequence MFPIVKQEFTSSFKSIKAILLILFLTITSVFTASYLTRHPELLAGVNQPSAYTSSIKFFILFFGFLFVAALSHDIINREIETRTIRLLVTKTSRLRIVLEKFLGSLLFWCATLTINFLIVSLYAQQWFWIDYLTVLIVILYITSFNIFLSTMIAKPGLTMFLGIFLGIVVPIIGLWSAFSEKWYLVPFQYILPYHAVIMSGTLLLLPVLWSGLFLTISYLTLKRKDL; translated from the coding sequence ATGTTTCCAATCGTAAAACAAGAATTCACGAGCAGCTTCAAAAGCATCAAAGCGATTCTATTGATTCTTTTTCTGACGATCACGTCCGTCTTCACAGCATCGTATTTGACGAGGCATCCGGAACTGCTTGCTGGCGTTAATCAACCGTCTGCCTATACTTCAAGCATTAAGTTCTTCATCCTGTTCTTCGGTTTTCTGTTCGTGGCTGCGTTATCACATGACATCATCAATCGTGAAATCGAGACGCGGACGATTCGTTTACTGGTCACGAAGACGTCGCGTCTGCGAATCGTTTTGGAGAAGTTTCTCGGATCATTGTTATTCTGGTGCGCGACGCTTACGATCAATTTCCTGATTGTCTCGCTCTACGCGCAGCAATGGTTCTGGATCGATTATCTGACGGTTCTGATCGTCATCCTATACATCACCAGTTTCAACATCTTTTTATCTACAATGATTGCGAAGCCTGGTTTGACGATGTTTCTCGGTATATTTCTCGGGATTGTCGTCCCGATCATCGGTCTCTGGTCAGCGTTCTCGGAAAAATGGTATCTGGTACCGTTTCAATACATCTTGCCGTACCACGCTGTCATCATGTCTGGAACATTATTACTGTTACCTGTTTTATGGAGTGGATTGTTTTTGACGATCTCCTATCTCACGTTAAAGCGAAAGGATTTGTAA